One window of the Fusobacterium animalis 7_1 genome contains the following:
- a CDS encoding LptA/OstA family protein — MTKKKIIYIVLGVVALVLVYFNYYGSDKEVGDIKKIVETINAVYESDDYHVEAEKEIDYLDEKESKFEKAKAVIQGMILSGDNVFLDKDKNLTLDTNILGISPNGWEIKASELKFNKETKELVSTKPMYAKNEEKGVEILANKFKTTISMDNITLEDGVVIKNKLFSILADKANYDNNTKIITLEGNIKLSNRIGEVGDINTLKDVKSLENTSNNKKEKEISGTFSKVYFNLNERNLYATDGFDMKYDEVGLKGKDIVLNETTQSFKVTGDVKFTYQDYIFDVSYIEKEPNSDIINVYGQIKGGNPIYSVLADKGEYNINDKKIRIFGNVDITSTKGEKLNLDNFVYSSETKEADMYGNKIKYTSPTNNLEAEYIHYNTVTKEITTDKPFDSWNEKGEGITGTNIVYNLGTKDFYSKENITVKNKDYGLTTKNVTYKEETGILSAPEPYVIKSTDETSTINGKSITYNKKTGELTSPGEIILNNKGTIMKGHDLVYNNISGLGKLQGPIPFENKEDKMSGTAKEIIIKKGDYVDLIGPIKVKQDTTNMLVDNARYSYKDELVHVNTPVKFNDPVKSMVGSVSSATYSPKDSILKGTNFNMKEPDRSAKAQNIVLYNKENRRLELIGNAYLSSGKDNISGPKIVYYLDTKDAETPTNSIIHYDQYTVKSTYGKVNKESGEIFVKNADVKSLDGNDFSSNQAKGNINNVVHFTGNVKGKSKQKEGDVYFTGDKADLYMSKVNNKYEAKKVIVNTKSTFTQLNRKIVSNYMELDLIKKEVYAKDKPVLTIDDGEKGNTLVKADDVTGYIDKELIKLNKNVYVKNINEKKEETVLTADRGTVTKQMADVYDRVKVVTKDSVITANEGHYDIVNRKIRAKGNVHVDYTSDKSASSIFNDTTSTKKK, encoded by the coding sequence ATGACTAAGAAAAAAATAATATATATTGTTTTAGGAGTAGTAGCCTTAGTGCTTGTGTATTTTAACTATTATGGTTCTGATAAAGAAGTTGGAGATATAAAAAAAATAGTAGAAACAATCAATGCAGTTTATGAAAGTGATGATTATCATGTGGAAGCCGAAAAAGAAATTGACTATTTAGATGAAAAAGAAAGTAAATTTGAGAAAGCTAAGGCTGTAATACAAGGAATGATATTAAGTGGAGACAATGTTTTTCTTGATAAAGATAAAAACTTAACTTTGGATACTAATATTTTAGGGATAAGTCCAAATGGTTGGGAGATTAAAGCTTCTGAATTAAAGTTTAATAAAGAAACTAAGGAGCTCGTTTCTACAAAGCCTATGTATGCAAAAAATGAAGAAAAGGGAGTAGAAATCTTAGCAAATAAATTTAAGACAACTATTTCTATGGATAATATAACATTGGAAGATGGAGTAGTAATTAAAAACAAGTTATTTTCTATTTTAGCTGATAAAGCAAATTATGATAATAACACTAAAATAATAACACTTGAAGGAAATATTAAACTATCAAATAGGATAGGAGAAGTTGGAGATATCAATACTCTTAAAGATGTAAAATCTCTTGAAAATACTTCTAATAATAAAAAAGAAAAAGAAATATCAGGAACTTTTTCAAAAGTTTATTTTAATCTAAATGAAAGAAATCTATATGCAACAGATGGGTTTGATATGAAATATGATGAAGTTGGCTTAAAGGGTAAGGATATAGTTTTAAATGAAACAACTCAAAGTTTTAAAGTAACAGGGGATGTTAAATTTACATATCAGGATTATATTTTTGATGTTAGTTATATTGAAAAAGAACCTAATAGTGATATAATAAATGTCTATGGTCAAATTAAAGGTGGAAATCCTATATATTCTGTGTTAGCAGATAAAGGTGAATATAATATTAATGATAAAAAAATTAGAATTTTTGGAAATGTTGATATAACTTCTACAAAGGGTGAAAAATTAAATTTAGATAATTTTGTATATTCAAGTGAAACAAAAGAAGCTGACATGTATGGAAATAAAATTAAATATACTTCACCTACAAATAATTTAGAAGCAGAATATATACATTATAATACAGTTACAAAAGAAATTACAACAGATAAACCTTTTGATTCTTGGAATGAAAAAGGTGAAGGAATAACAGGAACAAATATTGTATATAATTTAGGAACTAAGGATTTTTATTCAAAAGAAAATATTACTGTAAAGAATAAAGATTATGGTTTAACAACTAAGAATGTAACATACAAGGAGGAAACAGGAATTTTATCTGCACCTGAACCTTATGTTATAAAGTCTACTGATGAAACTTCTACTATTAATGGTAAGAGTATTACTTATAATAAAAAGACAGGGGAACTTACAAGTCCAGGTGAAATTATACTAAATAATAAAGGCACTATTATGAAAGGACATGATTTAGTATATAATAATATAAGTGGTTTAGGTAAACTTCAAGGACCTATTCCTTTTGAAAATAAAGAAGATAAAATGTCTGGAACAGCAAAAGAGATTATTATAAAAAAGGGTGATTATGTAGATTTAATTGGACCAATAAAAGTAAAACAAGATACAACAAATATGCTTGTAGATAATGCTAGATATTCATATAAAGATGAATTAGTTCATGTAAATACACCAGTAAAATTTAATGACCCTGTAAAGTCTATGGTTGGTTCTGTAAGTTCTGCTACTTATAGTCCAAAAGATTCTATATTAAAGGGAACTAATTTTAATATGAAAGAGCCAGATAGATCTGCAAAAGCACAAAATATAGTTCTATATAATAAAGAAAACAGAAGATTAGAACTAATTGGAAATGCTTATTTAAGTTCTGGTAAAGATAACATATCTGGACCAAAGATAGTATATTATCTTGATACTAAGGATGCAGAAACTCCTACAAATAGTATAATACATTATGATCAATATACTGTAAAATCCACTTATGGAAAAGTAAATAAAGAAAGTGGAGAAATTTTTGTTAAAAATGCAGATGTAAAATCACTTGATGGAAATGATTTTTCTTCTAATCAAGCTAAAGGAAATATTAATAACGTAGTTCATTTTACAGGAAATGTAAAAGGTAAATCTAAGCAAAAAGAAGGAGATGTTTACTTTACAGGAGATAAAGCAGATTTATATATGAGTAAAGTTAATAATAAGTATGAAGCTAAAAAAGTTATAGTTAATACAAAATCTACTTTCACACAGTTAAATAGAAAAATAGTATCTAACTATATGGAACTGGATTTAATAAAGAAAGAAGTCTATGCAAAAGATAAACCTGTATTAACAATAGATGACGGAGAAAAGGGAAATACCTTAGTTAAAGCAGATGATGTTACTGGTTATATAGATAAAGAACTAATAAAATTAAATAAAAATGTCTATGTAAAAAATATAAATGAGAAAAAAGAAGAGACTGTTTTAACTGCTGATAGAGGTACTGTAACAAAACAAATGGCTGATGTGTATGATAGAGTAAAGGTTGTTACTAAAGATTCTGTTATAACTGCTAATGAAGGACATTATGATATAGTTAATAGAAAAATAAGAGCAAAAGGTAATGTTCATGTTGATTATACATCAGATAAATCAGCAAGTAGCATATTTAATGATACGACATCCACGAAGAAAAAATAA